In the genome of Anaerofustis stercorihominis DSM 17244, one region contains:
- a CDS encoding leucine-rich repeat protein — protein MLFIIFSILSISTFAFAAESTEDVSSPEDFTYVENSDGTVGITEYHGTSLNVVIPDTYNGKNVTVVAQDTFSNKKDIESVVWSNNVDCVDGFMFENCINLKKVVLTPSVNNIYTGAFKNCTSLADITIPEGLVSIYPQAFFKCTTLENIKFPNTLSEIKDNAFAGCWKLKAPDFGENLSYIGKEAFASCYEFIDVKLPDTVMEISDSAFLSCNQLKSINIPIELEILGKGVFFNTRIDNIIIPESCKYFTLKDNILFSKDMKNLELAPRNISGDYEIPQSVSVIKESSFDACYNLTGIKIPSNVYKIESNAFHACSGLKTLDFSGASVDLDYGCFYGCNTLNNILGSENIKTLGGCAFMNCMKVTDFNFGDALTKIGYEAFRNCYGIKEFVIPKNVTSIAINSFEGLKEGSKIYNKSSAVLKSSDTLTTYSMLSISLNDEKRGSADIDRSVAEGIIVKYNSEEYIKCGSDIPLLLKSNDGYIISGVAYSINNVPKPYILKMPYKSIDLKVVFSECTNHEYYDLEIINAATCTEDGEKKVSCTICNGKYNMSIPKLGHDYSTEFTIDKEPTCTVPGEKSRHCTRCDVKTEITTVEPLGHDYSADFKVDKEPTCTVEGEKSKYCTRCNERGEVTSIPALGHDYPTDFKVDKEPTCTVKGEKSKHCTRCDERSEITSVSALGHNYSKDYTIDKEATCVEEGIKSRHCTRCDAYTDQIKITATGNHKYNSGVITTPSTCSKKGVKTYTCSVCKRTKTEEIDTTPHDYAKYEVINPTCTSKGYTKYKCRNCDNIKYDNYTDMIPHKYVFNQILYYPTCTEDGERLFNCSECGTAGYQDIPAYGHDYVLFTTIKPTIYQEGFGTYICKHDARHRFDYVIPKLKAVSLVRLNAGSKTLAMCGSYYLKASVYPGNAANKSVSWKSSNTKVATVNTSGKVYFKSPGKAYIYATAKDGSGKSAKATVKVLPKKVVKIKLSSSKKKVTVSIAKAGGAKHYEIYRSTKKNKGFKKIKKTASRKYVNKKLKSKKTYYYKVRAVYGSYAGSFSKVYKVKVK, from the coding sequence TTGTTATTCATCATTTTTTCGATATTATCGATAAGTACCTTCGCTTTTGCAGCGGAAAGTACAGAAGATGTAAGCAGTCCAGAGGACTTTACATATGTTGAAAATAGTGACGGGACCGTTGGGATAACCGAGTATCACGGGACATCCTTGAATGTCGTTATACCGGACACTTATAACGGAAAAAATGTAACTGTAGTTGCACAGGATACATTTTCGAATAAGAAAGATATCGAAAGCGTGGTATGGTCGAATAATGTTGACTGTGTCGACGGTTTTATGTTTGAAAATTGCATAAATTTGAAAAAGGTCGTACTTACACCGAGTGTCAATAATATATATACAGGGGCATTCAAAAATTGTACGAGCCTTGCGGATATAACTATCCCCGAAGGGCTTGTAAGTATTTATCCTCAGGCATTCTTTAAATGCACTACTTTAGAAAATATAAAGTTTCCTAATACTTTGTCGGAAATAAAAGATAATGCTTTTGCGGGGTGTTGGAAGCTAAAAGCACCGGATTTCGGAGAAAACTTATCATATATAGGTAAAGAAGCATTTGCATCGTGTTACGAATTTATAGATGTTAAACTACCTGATACGGTAATGGAGATAAGTGACAGTGCTTTTTTATCTTGTAATCAATTAAAAAGTATAAATATACCAATCGAATTAGAAATATTAGGGAAAGGAGTCTTTTTTAATACACGAATTGATAATATAATCATTCCTGAAAGTTGTAAATACTTTACACTTAAAGATAATATATTATTCAGTAAAGATATGAAAAATTTGGAGTTGGCACCTAGAAATATTTCTGGAGACTATGAAATTCCCCAAAGTGTAAGCGTTATAAAAGAAAGTTCTTTTGATGCCTGCTATAACTTAACAGGAATAAAGATACCAAGTAATGTATATAAAATAGAAAGTAACGCTTTTCACGCATGTAGTGGTTTAAAAACTTTGGATTTTTCAGGAGCTTCCGTAGATTTAGATTATGGCTGTTTTTACGGTTGTAATACATTAAATAATATTCTGGGCAGTGAAAATATTAAAACTTTGGGTGGATGTGCTTTTATGAACTGTATGAAAGTAACTGATTTTAATTTCGGAGATGCTTTAACTAAAATTGGTTATGAAGCTTTTAGGAATTGTTATGGTATAAAAGAGTTTGTGATTCCTAAAAATGTTACATCAATTGCAATTAACAGTTTTGAAGGATTGAAAGAGGGCAGTAAGATATATAATAAATCCTCAGCGGTTTTAAAATCAAGTGACACATTAACTACATACTCCATGCTATCCATTTCATTAAATGACGAAAAAAGAGGAAGTGCGGATATCGATAGAAGTGTGGCTGAGGGAATAATCGTAAAGTATAATTCCGAGGAATATATAAAGTGCGGAAGTGATATACCGCTTTTATTAAAATCAAATGATGGATACATAATTAGCGGTGTTGCGTACAGCATTAATAATGTTCCTAAGCCTTATATATTAAAAATGCCGTACAAATCTATTGATTTAAAAGTAGTTTTTTCCGAATGTACAAATCATGAATATTATGATTTGGAAATCATAAATGCTGCGACGTGTACCGAAGATGGTGAAAAAAAAGTCTCTTGTACGATTTGTAACGGGAAATATAACATGTCTATACCTAAACTGGGACATGATTATTCTACTGAATTCACAATAGATAAAGAACCTACATGTACTGTTCCGGGTGAGAAATCAAGACATTGTACGAGATGTGATGTCAAGACAGAAATCACAACGGTAGAGCCTTTAGGTCATGATTATTCAGCTGACTTTAAAGTAGATAAAGAACCGACATGTACTGTAGAGGGGGAAAAATCAAAATACTGCACAAGATGTAATGAAAGAGGTGAAGTGACGTCGATCCCTGCACTTGGTCACGATTATCCTACTGACTTCAAAGTAGATAAAGAACCGACATGTACTGTAAAGGGCGAAAAATCTAAACACTGTACAAGATGCGATGAAAGAAGTGAAATAACTTCCGTATCCGCATTGGGTCATAATTACTCCAAGGATTATACAATAGATAAAGAGGCTACATGTGTTGAAGAAGGGATTAAATCAAGGCACTGTACAAGATGTGATGCATATACGGATCAAATCAAAATAACCGCCACCGGGAACCATAAATATAACAGCGGGGTCATCACTACACCTTCGACATGTTCGAAAAAAGGAGTCAAAACTTATACATGTTCGGTATGTAAAAGAACAAAGACCGAAGAAATAGATACGACACCTCATGATTATGCCAAATACGAAGTCATAAATCCGACTTGTACAAGCAAGGGATATACTAAGTATAAGTGTAGAAACTGCGATAATATCAAGTATGATAATTATACCGATATGATTCCTCACAAATATGTTTTTAATCAAATTTTGTATTATCCTACTTGTACCGAAGACGGGGAAAGGTTATTTAACTGTTCAGAGTGTGGGACTGCAGGTTATCAAGATATCCCTGCATATGGACATGATTATGTGCTCTTTACAACCATAAAGCCTACGATATATCAGGAGGGGTTCGGTACTTATATTTGTAAACATGATGCAAGACATAGATTTGATTATGTCATACCTAAATTAAAAGCAGTTTCTCTTGTAAGATTAAATGCAGGAAGTAAGACTCTTGCTATGTGTGGAAGCTATTATCTTAAAGCAAGCGTTTATCCCGGCAATGCCGCTAATAAAAGCGTGAGCTGGAAGAGTTCCAATACGAAAGTCGCAACGGTAAATACTTCCGGAAAAGTGTACTTCAAGTCTCCTGGAAAAGCTTACATTTATGCGACCGCAAAAGATGGGAGCGGAAAGTCTGCAAAAGCGACCGTAAAGGTACTTCCTAAGAAAGTTGTAAAAATAAAACTATCTTCAAGTAAGAAGAAAGTTACGGTATCCATTGCAAAGGCAGGCGGAGCAAAGCACTATGAAATCTACCGTTCAACGAAGAAGAACAAAGGGTTTAAGAAGATAAAGAAAACTGCTTCGAGAAAGTATGTCAATAAGAAGCTTAAATCAAAGAAAACATATTATTATAAAGTCAGGGCAGTATATGGAAGTTATGCGGGAAGTTTCAGCAAAGTTTATAAAGTCAAAGTAAAATAG
- a CDS encoding NUDIX hydrolase: MEIEEKIVKKETLFKGNIFDVRCDTVILPNGRKATRDNLEHCGSCAVFAVTNDNKLVLVKQYRSAIFDVTTELPAGKLDKGNEGRMEAAVRELEEETGYKAGKMVHYFDMLSAVGYCDEVISVYLATNLKRTKQNLDDDEFLNVVEIDIKEFKESVLKGEIRDAKTVAGVMRYCLENNI; encoded by the coding sequence ATGGAGATAGAAGAGAAGATAGTAAAAAAGGAAACTTTGTTCAAAGGAAATATATTTGATGTAAGGTGTGATACTGTCATACTTCCAAACGGCAGGAAAGCAACGAGAGATAATCTTGAACACTGTGGTTCATGTGCTGTTTTTGCAGTAACGAATGATAATAAGCTTGTACTCGTAAAGCAGTACAGAAGTGCGATATTTGATGTTACGACTGAACTTCCAGCCGGTAAGCTGGACAAAGGAAATGAAGGCAGGATGGAAGCCGCAGTGAGAGAGCTTGAGGAAGAGACGGGATATAAAGCGGGGAAAATGGTACATTATTTCGATATGCTCTCAGCCGTAGGGTACTGTGATGAAGTGATCTCGGTTTATCTTGCCACTAACTTAAAAAGGACAAAGCAGAATTTGGATGATGATGAGTTTTTGAATGTAGTGGAAATAGACATCAAAGAATTTAAAGAAAGTGTATTAAAAGGCGAGATACGCGATGCAAAGACGGTTGCGGGTGTAATGAGATACTGTTTGGAAAATAATATATAA
- the mtaB gene encoding tRNA (N(6)-L-threonylcarbamoyladenosine(37)-C(2))-methylthiotransferase MtaB produces MKAAFYTLGCRVNSYDTQTMIELFKTNGYEIVDPAEKADVYVINTCAVTNESERKSKQIVRRLKKQNENAVTVLTGCFAESNFEEAKKVDSADIVCGTHKREKIIDYINEFKAKQNKVYNLEEDSREFDKAGITTYDGKSRAFIKVQDGCNMFCTYCIIPYARGILKNASVEKVLSQIDALSKKGYREVVITGIHVASYKADTGENLIDLLELIDKENKIDRIRLGSLEPKLLTDTFLKRLSELKSFCPHFHISLQSGCDKTLKEMNRKYTTKEYMEIVKRVRTYFDNPGITTDIIVGFPNETDEDFEVTKDFTDKVGFSYVHIFPYSPKHGTPASEMENQIPKEVKTKRAKELKDVMENKREDFLNNMIGKKEKVLIEKKLEDNIYEGYSENYIYVEVKSDKDIFNQIVNVKITDKTQTHLRGEII; encoded by the coding sequence TTGAAAGCAGCGTTTTATACACTGGGGTGCAGAGTAAACAGCTACGACACCCAGACGATGATCGAATTATTTAAAACTAACGGATACGAAATAGTTGACCCAGCCGAAAAGGCCGATGTTTATGTTATAAATACCTGTGCGGTAACAAACGAAAGCGAGAGAAAAAGCAAACAGATAGTAAGGAGACTCAAAAAGCAGAATGAAAATGCGGTAACGGTCCTTACCGGCTGCTTTGCGGAAAGTAATTTCGAAGAAGCAAAGAAAGTGGACAGTGCGGATATAGTCTGCGGTACACATAAAAGAGAAAAAATAATCGACTACATAAACGAATTCAAAGCAAAACAAAATAAAGTATATAATCTGGAAGAAGACAGCAGGGAATTCGATAAAGCCGGTATCACCACATACGACGGAAAAAGCAGAGCATTCATAAAGGTGCAGGACGGCTGTAATATGTTTTGTACCTACTGCATAATCCCTTATGCCAGAGGTATACTTAAGAATGCGAGTGTGGAAAAGGTACTCTCGCAAATCGACGCTTTAAGCAAAAAGGGATACAGAGAAGTCGTGATAACGGGTATCCACGTAGCCTCGTATAAAGCGGATACGGGAGAGAATTTAATAGACCTGCTGGAACTTATTGATAAGGAAAATAAAATAGACAGGATAAGGCTAGGCTCCCTTGAGCCTAAACTGCTTACGGATACATTCCTAAAAAGACTCAGTGAACTTAAATCTTTCTGTCCTCATTTTCATATATCTCTCCAAAGCGGCTGCGATAAGACTTTAAAGGAAATGAACAGAAAATATACAACAAAGGAATATATGGAAATAGTAAAGAGGGTAAGAACATACTTTGATAATCCGGGAATAACCACGGATATAATAGTAGGCTTCCCAAATGAAACAGACGAAGATTTTGAAGTAACAAAAGACTTTACGGATAAAGTCGGCTTTTCGTACGTCCATATTTTCCCTTATTCTCCAAAGCACGGGACTCCCGCGAGCGAAATGGAAAATCAAATCCCAAAAGAAGTAAAAACAAAAAGGGCAAAAGAACTTAAAGATGTAATGGAAAATAAAAGAGAAGACTTTCTCAATAACATGATAGGGAAAAAAGAAAAAGTCCTTATCGAAAAGAAACTTGAAGACAATATATACGAAGGCTACAGCGAAAACTACATATACGTTGAAGTAAAAAGCGATAAAGATATATTTAACCAGATAGTGAACGTTAAAATAACAGATAAGACACAAACACATTTAAGGGGTGAGATAATATGA
- a CDS encoding PHP domain-containing protein: MKVDLHIHSNASSDGEVSVSDIIDMSIKEDLKYIAIADHESIDNVQNALDYAKDKDIAVIPAAEIFVSHKGKLLHMLGYGIDIKDAALNEEIAKIWKGRKEGVKKQIDLIRSKGLKIEEKEVFDYATGDIPLLSAYIHAILIEEENRDHRLVHGLTNDIDSIITLSREAFGVGKELYAPTYMPSSEHLIKVIINAGGVPVIAHPGVDIKEETHILDELKVYGIKGVEAYYTSHTKKQSEMYRKYAIDNGLFYTCGSDFHGSFKPKNKLGCVQTDNNMQAIEGIYKYSRNL, from the coding sequence ATGAAAGTAGATTTGCACATTCATTCAAATGCCAGCTCGGACGGAGAAGTAAGCGTCAGCGACATAATAGATATGTCAATAAAAGAAGACCTTAAATACATAGCCATTGCAGACCATGAAAGCATAGATAACGTACAGAATGCTCTCGATTATGCAAAAGACAAGGATATAGCGGTCATTCCCGCAGCGGAAATATTCGTTTCCCATAAGGGAAAACTCCTTCATATGCTTGGATATGGGATAGATATAAAAGACGCTGCTCTTAATGAAGAAATAGCAAAGATATGGAAAGGCAGAAAAGAAGGAGTAAAAAAACAAATAGATTTAATAAGAAGCAAAGGGCTTAAAATAGAAGAAAAAGAAGTATTCGACTACGCTACGGGAGATATACCTCTCCTTTCGGCTTATATCCATGCGATACTAATCGAAGAAGAAAACAGGGATCATAGACTGGTACACGGTCTTACAAATGATATCGACAGCATAATCACCCTTTCAAGAGAAGCCTTCGGAGTGGGAAAAGAATTATATGCTCCGACGTATATGCCTTCAAGCGAACATCTGATAAAAGTGATAATAAATGCGGGAGGAGTTCCCGTCATAGCTCATCCGGGAGTGGATATAAAAGAAGAAACACATATCCTTGATGAACTGAAGGTGTATGGCATAAAAGGTGTAGAAGCCTACTACACTTCACACACGAAAAAACAAAGCGAAATGTACAGGAAATATGCCATTGATAACGGACTGTTTTATACATGCGGAAGCGACTTCCACGGCAGCTTTAAACCTAAAAACAAGCTTGGCTGTGTCCAAACGGATAATAATATGCAGGCAATAGAAGGGATATATAAATATTCAAGAAATTTGTAA
- a CDS encoding spore coat associated protein CotJA, with the protein MPLVPKVANAYVPFQMNTDMYSAHEGLMRHGTMFEALYSPFEGNVKGSDVICK; encoded by the coding sequence ATGCCTTTAGTTCCAAAGGTAGCAAATGCATACGTACCGTTTCAAATGAATACGGATATGTACTCTGCACATGAAGGACTAATGAGACACGGAACAATGTTTGAAGCTTTATATTCACCATTTGAAGGAAATGTAAAAGGGAGTGACGTAATATGCAAATAA
- a CDS encoding manganese catalase family protein: MWVYKKMLQHPVEVSGKDLKMAKNVLTQYGGPDGELGASLRYLTQRFNMPLKEGTAILTDIGSEELGHLEMIGTIFSKLVEGATKDELIESGLAGYNIEHGCNPFYLNVDGVPWTAAYIGSKGDAEVDMYEDMDAEQKARITYENLIKMTDDPLLKNTLRFLREREVVHFQRFGEVLRLVQEDKARKKVF; this comes from the coding sequence ATGTGGGTTTATAAAAAAATGTTACAACATCCCGTTGAAGTATCGGGAAAAGACTTAAAAATGGCTAAAAATGTCCTAACTCAATACGGCGGACCGGACGGAGAACTCGGTGCATCACTGAGATATCTTACTCAAAGATTTAACATGCCTTTAAAAGAAGGTACAGCTATACTAACCGATATAGGAAGCGAAGAACTTGGACATCTTGAAATGATAGGCACGATATTCTCTAAGCTTGTAGAAGGTGCAACAAAAGACGAACTTATCGAAAGCGGTCTTGCGGGTTATAATATCGAACACGGCTGCAATCCATTCTATTTGAATGTAGACGGTGTTCCTTGGACAGCTGCATATATCGGCTCAAAGGGAGACGCCGAAGTGGATATGTATGAAGATATGGACGCAGAACAAAAAGCAAGGATAACTTACGAAAATCTTATCAAAATGACAGACGATCCTCTCCTTAAAAATACTCTAAGATTTTTAAGAGAAAGAGAAGTAGTTCATTTTCAGCGTTTCGGCGAAGTTTTAAGACTCGTACAGGAAGATAAAGCAAGAAAGAAAGTATTTTAA
- the spoIIM gene encoding stage II sporulation protein M — MIREFINYHFKENKNKYLFFLFVFILGIAIGGVTIYFLSSEQIEELVNYINSFFSLLTKDTSTINSKEIFTSTLLRDAKIYVFLWILGLSVLSLIYSISIVFYNGFLLGFTNTFFIYKFGLKGILFALAVLIVQNLIKTAALLFASVTASSFKYIIQKNNKSRYKQVNNSAFYIRYTIYIVMAFLLNVLGIYIESYVVPMFIVIFSSAFL, encoded by the coding sequence ATGATTAGAGAATTTATTAATTATCATTTTAAAGAAAACAAAAATAAATATTTATTTTTCCTGTTCGTATTCATACTAGGTATTGCGATAGGGGGAGTTACGATATATTTTCTAAGCAGCGAACAGATAGAAGAACTGGTAAACTATATCAATTCTTTCTTTTCTCTTCTTACCAAAGATACTTCCACCATAAACAGCAAGGAAATATTCACATCGACGCTATTAAGAGATGCGAAGATATATGTGTTTCTATGGATACTGGGGCTTAGTGTTTTAAGTCTTATCTATTCAATAAGCATAGTGTTTTACAACGGATTTTTGCTGGGGTTTACGAATACGTTTTTCATATATAAATTCGGTCTTAAGGGGATACTTTTTGCACTGGCTGTTCTTATAGTTCAAAACCTTATAAAGACCGCCGCCCTATTATTTGCTTCCGTCACGGCTTCTTCCTTTAAATACATAATCCAGAAGAACAATAAGAGCCGTTACAAGCAGGTGAACAATTCCGCTTTTTATATAAGGTATACGATTTATATAGTTATGGCATTTTTGCTTAATGTCCTCGGTATATATATAGAAAGCTATGTCGTGCCGATGTTTATTGTAATATTTTCGTCTGCATTTTTATAA
- a CDS encoding spore coat protein CotJB, which produces MQINMGCGCSGPTDGNINDNIEDNNNAVDNRTMQEIYHDIKMYTFATQDTALYLDTHPNDTVVLDRHNEYSKKLKEANEAYEKFNNPIDNTGISTGFWHYIEGPWAAQNMDWEEDK; this is translated from the coding sequence ATGCAAATAAATATGGGATGCGGATGTTCGGGTCCTACTGACGGCAATATCAACGATAACATCGAAGATAACAACAATGCAGTAGACAACAGAACCATGCAGGAAATTTATCACGATATAAAAATGTATACTTTTGCAACACAGGATACCGCATTATACTTGGATACTCATCCAAACGATACCGTGGTTTTAGACAGACACAACGAATATTCAAAGAAGCTCAAAGAAGCTAACGAAGCTTATGAAAAATTTAACAATCCTATCGATAACACAGGTATATCAACCGGATTTTGGCACTATATAGAAGGTCCTTGGGCCGCTCAAAATATGGATTGGGAGGAAGATAAATAA
- a CDS encoding D-alanyl-D-alanine carboxypeptidase family protein produces MLKKIVSLILSFSLIFTSSSFVFAKEESKNEVDMDIQSKSVVLMDVGTGKVLYEKNKDEKLPLASVTKVMTILLILEAVNNKTINMSDMVTISDYASKMGGSQLFMEEGEMRSVDELLNAIIIESANDACAAMGEFVGGSIEKFVLMMNDRAKELGMKNSHFVNSNGLPADDHYSSAYDIALMTKEVCKYPDIFKISSTWQKTIKIGKKNDKERTLSNTNKLLRMNDKVDGLKTGYTADAGHCISATGKEGDLRLIAVILHAPDSKTRFAEANKLLNYGFSTYKAENVVEKDKAVADVEVNKGNKDKVSAVAKDNISTLMNKNENKEYKSDVKLDNKKINAPVKKGDKLGSVIVSDGDKVIGTSDLIANEDVERVGAFDFIRNTFRQFVMMK; encoded by the coding sequence ATGTTGAAAAAAATAGTTAGTTTAATTCTTTCATTTTCACTCATTTTCACATCTTCGTCTTTTGTATTCGCAAAGGAAGAGAGTAAGAATGAAGTTGATATGGATATTCAGAGTAAATCGGTCGTACTAATGGATGTGGGAACGGGGAAAGTTTTATATGAGAAGAACAAAGACGAAAAACTTCCTCTTGCCAGTGTCACCAAGGTAATGACGATACTTCTCATTTTGGAAGCGGTAAATAACAAGACCATAAATATGAGCGATATGGTGACGATTTCCGATTATGCGAGTAAAATGGGGGGAAGTCAGTTATTTATGGAAGAGGGGGAGATGAGAAGTGTGGATGAGCTTTTGAATGCCATAATCATCGAGAGCGCAAACGACGCATGTGCGGCTATGGGTGAATTCGTGGGAGGAAGCATAGAAAAATTCGTACTTATGATGAACGACAGAGCAAAGGAACTGGGGATGAAGAATTCTCACTTCGTAAATTCCAACGGACTGCCGGCAGATGACCATTACTCATCCGCTTATGACATTGCTCTTATGACCAAGGAAGTATGCAAGTATCCCGATATATTCAAGATAAGCTCCACTTGGCAGAAGACCATAAAAATAGGCAAGAAGAACGACAAGGAAAGGACCTTGAGTAATACAAATAAGCTCCTTAGGATGAACGACAAGGTAGACGGACTTAAAACAGGGTATACCGCAGATGCGGGGCACTGCATATCCGCAACGGGAAAAGAAGGGGACTTGAGGCTTATTGCCGTGATACTTCACGCTCCCGATTCAAAGACCAGATTTGCCGAAGCAAATAAGCTTTTAAATTACGGTTTCAGCACATATAAGGCGGAGAACGTAGTCGAAAAGGATAAGGCGGTGGCAGATGTAGAGGTCAACAAGGGAAATAAAGATAAAGTAAGTGCTGTAGCAAAAGATAACATATCTACCCTGATGAATAAGAACGAAAACAAAGAGTATAAATCCGATGTAAAGCTTGATAACAAGAAGATAAACGCTCCCGTCAAAAAAGGGGATAAGCTCGGGAGTGTTATCGTAAGCGACGGAGATAAGGTCATAGGCACTTCGGATTTGATAGCCAACGAAGATGTTGAAAGGGTAGGGGCGTTTGACTTTATCAGGAATACTTTCAGGCAGTTTGTTATGATGAAATAG
- a CDS encoding YdeI/OmpD-associated family protein, producing MSEILKFSNREEFRKWLSINHMSDMGVWLLFGKSGDPKTIKAFEALEEALCWGWIDSQMKSIDKKTYKKYFSRRREKSKWSEKNKKLTEKLEKQGLMTDYGRKKIEEAKKNGQWEAKKAPSITEEEIEFLSSLLKDHETAYINFMNMSKSVKKTYTRAYLDAKTDMGKEKRLSWIIERLNKNLKPM from the coding sequence ATGAGTGAGATACTTAAATTTTCAAACAGAGAAGAATTCAGGAAATGGCTGAGCATCAACCATATGTCGGATATGGGAGTTTGGCTGTTATTCGGTAAATCGGGCGATCCCAAAACCATAAAAGCCTTTGAGGCACTGGAGGAAGCCCTTTGCTGGGGGTGGATAGACTCACAGATGAAAAGCATAGACAAAAAGACCTATAAAAAATATTTTTCTCGCAGAAGAGAAAAAAGCAAGTGGTCGGAAAAGAATAAAAAGCTTACGGAAAAACTCGAAAAACAAGGACTGATGACCGACTATGGAAGAAAGAAAATAGAAGAAGCAAAGAAAAACGGACAGTGGGAAGCTAAGAAAGCTCCGTCTATTACCGAGGAAGAGATAGAATTCCTTTCTTCTCTATTAAAAGACCACGAAACCGCATATATAAATTTTATGAACATGTCAAAGTCCGTAAAGAAAACATACACCCGTGCATATCTCGATGCAAAAACAGATATGGGAAAAGAAAAAAGGTTATCATGGATTATAGAAAGGCTGAATAAAAATTTAAAACCCATGTGA
- the nrdR gene encoding transcriptional regulator NrdR: protein MKCPHCGYIESKVIDSRPTDDNTAIRRRRECLSCAQRFTTYEKVETIPLIVVKKNGTRESFDRNKLMNGIIKSCEKRPVSIEQIEHMVNDIESEIQKIAKKEVSSTVIGEEIMKRLKDVDEVAYVRFASVYRQFKDVNSFMDELKTMLSDRGNK, encoded by the coding sequence ATGAAATGTCCACACTGCGGTTATATAGAAAGTAAAGTAATAGATTCCAGACCTACCGATGATAATACTGCCATAAGAAGGAGAAGAGAGTGCTTATCCTGTGCACAGAGGTTCACCACATATGAAAAAGTGGAGACTATCCCGTTGATAGTGGTAAAGAAGAACGGTACAAGAGAGTCCTTCGACAGAAACAAACTGATGAACGGTATAATAAAATCATGTGAAAAGAGACCGGTCTCCATTGAGCAGATAGAGCATATGGTAAATGATATAGAAAGCGAGATACAAAAAATCGCTAAGAAGGAAGTTTCTTCGACTGTTATAGGGGAAGAGATAATGAAGAGACTGAAAGACGTCGATGAAGTTGCTTACGTAAGATTTGCTTCGGTTTACAGACAGTTCAAAGATGTGAACAGTTTTATGGATGAACTCAAGACTATGTTAAGTGACAGAGGAAATAAATAA